A genomic region of Campylobacter corcagiensis contains the following coding sequences:
- a CDS encoding YajG family lipoprotein gives MKRSLLPLILVLFFVGCQSKNNVINLYSYNAMPKVSTSLKSVYIEGVKDSRTNDNLVGVIKANDGSIKEYVVLENDLSLWLKDAITKELNSIGISVKADPSVDASVLLDIKEFSAVLEGFDKDNLKASANVEVIVTKGNTIIKNQVSQKQSEFVVMKKGSAFSPFMQNLLNDIVKKSAQQIKNSI, from the coding sequence ATGAAAAGATCTCTTTTACCACTTATTTTAGTTCTATTTTTTGTAGGATGTCAGTCAAAAAATAATGTAATAAATTTATATAGTTACAACGCTATGCCAAAAGTTTCAACTAGCTTAAAAAGCGTCTATATTGAAGGCGTTAAAGATAGCAGAACTAATGATAATTTAGTAGGAGTTATTAAGGCAAATGATGGCAGCATAAAGGAGTATGTAGTTCTTGAAAACGATCTTTCCTTATGGCTAAAAGATGCTATTACTAAAGAGCTAAACTCAATTGGTATAAGCGTTAAAGCAGACCCGTCAGTTGATGCTAGTGTTTTGCTTGATATCAAAGAATTTAGTGCAGTGCTTGAAGGTTTTGATAAAGACAATCTAAAAGCTAGTGCAAATGTTGAGGTTATTGTTACTAAAGGTAACACAATTATCAAAAATCAAGTATCTCAAAAGCAAAGTGAGTTTGTAGTTATGAAAAAAGGTAGCGCGTTTAGCCCATTTATGCAAAATTTGCTTAATGATATAGTTAAAAAATCAGCCCAGCAGATAAAAAATTCTATATAA